GTCCGGCGAAAGGTAAGCGTCCATCGCGCGCTGGAAATCCTTGTTTTGGAAGACTTCTGGCGGTAGGTAGAACGAATCGTCGTTCATGGCGTCGTCGAACGCCTGTCCCATGGCGGTTGCGTTCTTGGCTGCCATGTCCATCTGACTGAAGGCACCGGACATCGTGGCGTGCATTGTGAGCAATGCGCCCCGCATTGTTTCCATGATCGCGATCATCGGCGGCATCTGCGCGAGTATCTGCGCAGTAAGCTGGTCCATGCTGTCCAGATCGGGCATCATCTTGCCCATCGAGTCGCTCAGCTTATCGACACCGTCCATAGCGTCGAAGGCGCTTCTTACCGAGAAACAGACGGGAATGTCGTAGCAATGTGGTTCCCAGTACAGGTAGCTGCGGATCGGCCTAAAGAAATCGTCGAAATTCGACAAGGCATCCCGCAGGTCGTTGATCTGTTCGAACATTTCTTTTGTCATGGCGATCGACGCATGACTGACGGCGGTGAGTTGCTCCTGCAACGCCTGAAGGCGCTTCATCAGTGCGATCTGCCGGTCTAGAACGTCGACCTGCTTGCGCAGCGTGTCCACCATCCCGCGCATGAAACCGGCGGCTTGCTGTTGACCAGCATTCTGCATGCTGATCAGAAACGGTATCGACGTATTCTCGAGTGGCGTTCCCTCGGGTCGGGTCACCGCCTGAACTCGTGAAATCCCCGGAACCCGGAAAATAGCCTTAGCCAATCGGTGCAGAACGATAAAATCCTGGGGATTGCGCATGTCCCGATCCGATCGGATCATCAAAATATCGGGCATCATCCGGGACTGCGAAAAATGGCGGTCGGCGGCCGCATTCCCCAGATTCGCCGGAAGGTCTTTCGGTATGTACAGCCGATCGTTGTAGCTGGTTTGGTAGCCAGGCAGTGCGAGCAGGCCGACCAGAGCAATAGCAATTGTCGCGATGAGAATGGGTGCTGGCCAGCGAACGACCGCCGTGCCGATCCTTCGCCATCGACGGTTCTTGAGCCAGTGCCGCGGGTCGAACAAGGTGAAGCGTCCTCCGATGGCCAGAACCGCGGGAACGAGCGTGACCGCCACAGCGACGGCGACGAGCAGGCCGACTGCGCACGGGATGCCCATGCTCTGAAAGATCGGGATCCTGGTGAAGCTCAGGCACAACATGGCCCCGGCGATGGTCAATCCGCTGCCCAGGACCACGGGTGCGACGCTGTGATAGGTGGTGTAGTAGGCGGTTTCGACATCGTCGCCGGATTGCCGGGTTTCCTGATATCGGCCGAAAAAGAAGATCCCGTAGTCGGTTCCGGCCGCCATGGCAAGGCCGACAAGCAAAGCAGTGGCGAATGTCGAGAGCCCGATGATGTTGTGGTCGGCCAGAAATGCCACGATTCCGCGGGCGACAAGGACTTCGAGTCCGACCGTGAGCAACAGCGCGATCACGGTGACGAGCGAACGGTAGACGAAAAGCAGGACCACGAAGATGATGACGCCACCGATGAGGGTCATCTTCAGCATGGAATGATCGCCGGCCTGCTGCATATCAGAGACCAGTGCCGCCGGTCCGGTCACATAGACCTTGATGCCAGCCGGGGGTGAGGAGTGGTCGACGATCTTGCGGACCGCCGCAATCGAGTCTTGGCCCAACGTCGTGCCGGTGTTGCCGGCCAAGTTCATCTGGACGTATACGGCCTTGCCGTCTTTGCTTTGCGCGCCTGCAGCTGTGAGCCGATCTCCCCACAAATCCTGTACGTGCTGAACGTGCACGGTGTCACTCTTGAGCGCACGAACTAGTCCGTCGTAGTACGTGTGCGCGTCAGGCCCGAGCTCGTGCTGACTCTCGATGACCAGCATCGCGAAACTGTCGGAGTCGAACTCTCTGAAGTCGCTGCCCATGCGCTGCATGGCGACCACCGCCGGGGCGTCCTGGGGCGCCATTGGTACCGAGTGCTCTCGGCTCACT
This is a stretch of genomic DNA from Mycobacterium sp. ELW1. It encodes these proteins:
- a CDS encoding RND family transporter, which encodes MTTEPTSPIRRPLVARSIRTLAPVIVVAWVALTILVTFFVPWLETVSREHSVPMAPQDAPAVVAMQRMGSDFREFDSDSFAMLVIESQHELGPDAHTYYDGLVRALKSDTVHVQHVQDLWGDRLTAAGAQSKDGKAVYVQMNLAGNTGTTLGQDSIAAVRKIVDHSSPPAGIKVYVTGPAALVSDMQQAGDHSMLKMTLIGGVIIFVVLLFVYRSLVTVIALLLTVGLEVLVARGIVAFLADHNIIGLSTFATALLVGLAMAAGTDYGIFFFGRYQETRQSGDDVETAYYTTYHSVAPVVLGSGLTIAGAMLCLSFTRIPIFQSMGIPCAVGLLVAVAVAVTLVPAVLAIGGRFTLFDPRHWLKNRRWRRIGTAVVRWPAPILIATIAIALVGLLALPGYQTSYNDRLYIPKDLPANLGNAAADRHFSQSRMMPDILMIRSDRDMRNPQDFIVLHRLAKAIFRVPGISRVQAVTRPEGTPLENTSIPFLISMQNAGQQQAAGFMRGMVDTLRKQVDVLDRQIALMKRLQALQEQLTAVSHASIAMTKEMFEQINDLRDALSNFDDFFRPIRSYLYWEPHCYDIPVCFSVRSAFDAMDGVDKLSDSMGKMMPDLDSMDQLTAQILAQMPPMIAIMETMRGALLTMHATMSGAFSQMDMAAKNATAMGQAFDDAMNDDSFYLPPEVFQNKDFQRAMDAYLSPDGKSARFIISHRDDPASPAGIASIPKIRTAAEEALKTTPLEGSQIFIAGTAATFKDFSDGSKYDLWIAAIGALCLIFIIMLLITRSLIASLVIVGTVALSLGASFGLSVLLWQYLLGIKLHWMVLPMSVIVLLAVGSDYNLLLVSRIKEELSAGINTGIIRAMGGTGKVVTNAGLVFAFTMAAMVSSDLQIIGQVGTTVGMGLLFDTLVVRSFMTPTIAVLLGRWFWWPLRVRPRPASFMLRSEGTRASARAYVLPREDRADDEPVTSEIPRATV